The following are encoded in a window of Phocoena phocoena chromosome 2, mPhoPho1.1, whole genome shotgun sequence genomic DNA:
- the FBXL22 gene encoding F-box and leucine-rich protein 22, with product MHITQLNRECLLHLFSFLDKDSRKNLARTCSQLQDVFEDPALWPLLHFRSLTELKKDNFLLSPALRSLSICWHSSRVQVCSIEDWLKSALQRSICSRHESLVSDFLLQVCDRCPNLASVTLSGCGHVTDDCLALLLRSCPRLRALRLENCARVTNRTLTAVAAHGRALQTLHVDFCRNVSAAGLRRLRAACPRLTLRAEHSAAMIPDQLPRGLLSPGAALRKQLLR from the exons ATGCACATCACCCAGCTCAACCGCGAGTGCCTGCTACACCTCTTCTCCTTTCTGGACAAGGACAGCAGGAAGAACCTTGCCAGGACCTGCTCCCAGCTCCAGGACGTGTTTGAGGACCCCGCACTGTGGCCCCTGCTGCACTTCCGTTCCCTCACAGAACTCAAGAAGGACAACTTCCTCCTGAGCCCGGCGCTCAGGAGCCTCTCCATCTGCTGGCACTCCAGCCGCGTGCAGGTGTGCAGCATCGAGGACTGGCTCAAGAGCGCCCTCCAGAGGAGCATCTGCAGCCGGCACGAGAGCCTAGTCAGTGATTTCCTCCTCCAGGTGTGCGACAG GTGCCCCAACCTGGCATCCGTCACGCTGTCGGGCTGCGGCCACGTCACCGACGACTGCCTGGCGCTTCTGCTGCGCTCCTGCCCGCGCCTGCGCGCGCTGCGCCTGGAGAACTGCGCGCGCGTCACCAACCGCACGCTGACGGCCGTGGCGGCGCACGGGCGGGCGCTGCAGACGCTGCACGTGGACTTCTGCCGCAACGTGAGCGCGGCCGGCCTGCGCCGCCTGCGCGCCGCGTGCCCGCGCCTGACTCTGCGCGCCGAACACAGCGCGGCCATGATCCCCGATCAGCTCCCGCGCGGCCTGCTTTCGCCCGGCGCTGCCCTCCGCAAGCAGCTTCTGCGCTAG